From the Hevea brasiliensis isolate MT/VB/25A 57/8 chromosome 15, ASM3005281v1, whole genome shotgun sequence genome, one window contains:
- the LOC110652633 gene encoding primary amine oxidase-like translates to MAMAWATKLFFIFLLSIFTIDPISSHKQHPLDPLSPEELNLTQTIVKDSFPSSNNTTLTFHYVGLDEPDKPFLLSWLSKPTNKPPPRRALAITRFNKQTHEFIIDLANRSIISNHVYAGYGYPTLGIDEQTEAIQLPLTYDPFIGSIRKRGLNLSAIVCSSFTVGWFGRVRNRRVVKLQCFHMNDTVNLYLLPIEGIQIIVDLEEMKIVEYNDSFKVPVPNSEGTDYRLSKQKPPFGPRINRAAIMQPDGPGFHIDGHTIRWVNWVFHLSFDARVGPMISLASIYDSEKHKYRSVLYRGHISELFVPYQDPTEDYYFKTFFDCGEFGFGLSAASLVPLADCPNNAVFMDGYYAGQNGIPVKVSNVFCIFERHAGDIMWRHTEFGIPDVSITEARPEVSLVVRMVATIGNYDHILDWEFKPSGSINIQVGLSGILGVKAATYTHSDQINEDVYGTLLADNTIGLHHDHFLTYRLDVDIDGVDNSFIKHNLITKTVTDNTTARKSYWTVVSETAKTESEAKIRLGLKPAELVIVNPNKKTKPGNSYGYRLIPGPEAHSLLLEDDYPQIRGAFTKYNVWVTPYNKSEKWAGGRYVDQSHGQDTLAVWSLRNREIDNKDIVLWYVIGIHHVPCQEDFPVMPTLSSGFELRPTNFFERSAVLKVIPPKPVIWPNYSASP, encoded by the exons ATGGCCATGGCGTGGGCAACCAAATTATTCTTCATCTTTCTCTTGTCCATCTTCACTATCGATCCCATCTCAAGCCACAAGCAGCACCCACTAGACCCTCTAAGCCCAGAAGAACTAAACCTCACCCAAACCATTGTGAAGGACTCGTTCCCTTCCTCAAACAACACCACCTTAACCTTCCACTACGTCGGCTTAGATGAGCCTGACAAACCCTTTCTTCTTTCCTGGCTATCCAAACCCACCAATAAACCCCCGCCCCGACGAGCTCTAGCCATCACTCGGTTCAATAAACAAACCCATGAATTTATAATAGACTTAGCAAATCGCTCAATCATATCTAACCATGTTTATGCCGGATATGGCTACCCTACACTTGGTATAGATGAACAAACAGAAGCAATTCAGTTGCCATTAACGTATGACCCCTTTATTGGATCCATTAGAAAGAGAGGTCTTAACTTATCTGCCATTGTTTGTTCTTCATTTACAGTTGGGTGGTTTGGAAGAGTTAGGAACAGGAGGGTGGTGAAGTTACAGTGTTTTCATATGAATGACACTGTTAATTTGTACCTTCTTCCAATAGAAGGAATCCAAATAATTGTTGATCTTGAGGAAATGAAGATTGTTGAATATAATGACAGTTTTAAGGTTCCAGTTCCAAATTCTGAGGGAACCGACTATAGATTATCTAAGCAGAAGCCGCCTTTTGGTCCACGTATAAATCGAGCTGCCATCATGCAACCTGATGGACCTGGATTCCATATTGATGGCCATACCATCAG ATGGGTGAACTGGGTGTTCCATTTGTCATTTGATGCACGAGTTGGTCCAATGATATCTCTAGCATCCATTTATGATTCAGAAAAACACAAGTATCGCAGTGTATTGTACAGAGGACATATATCTGAGCTCTTTGTGCCGTACCAGGATCCAACGGAGGACTATTACTTCAAAACCTTTTTCGATTGTGGTGAATTCGGGTTCGGTCTATCTGCAGCTTCATTAGTGCCACTAGCAGATTGCCCCAATAATGCAGTATTCATGGATGGGTACTACGCTGGACAAAATGGCATACCAGTTAAAGTTTCAAATGTCTTTTGCATATTTGAAAGGCATGCAGGTGATATCATGTGGAGACACACTGAATTCGGCATTCCTGATGTATCG ATAACTGAGGCAAGGCCAGAGGTGAGCCTAGTTGTGAGGATGGTTGCCACAATCGGAAACTATGATCATATACTAGACTGGGAATTCAAGCCAAGTGGTTCTATCAACATTCAG GTTGGTTTGAGTGGAATTCTAGGAGTAAAGGCAGCAACATATACTCATTCAGATCAGATTAACGAGGATGTTTATGGGACACTGTTAGCAGATAATACCATTGGCTTGCATCATGATCATTTCTTGACCTACCGTCTTGATGTTGACATTGATGGTGTTGATAATTCATTCATTAAGCATAATTTGATAACAAAAACAGTGACAGATAATACCACAGCAAGGAAAAGTTACTGGACAGTTGTTAGTGAAACAGCTAAGACTGAATCCGAGGCAAAAATTCGTTTAGGCCTAAAGCCCGCTGAATTGGTGATTGTGAATCCGAACAAGAAAACTAAACCTGGAAATAGTTATGGTTATCGTCTGATACCGGGGCCGGAGGCACATTCACTTCTGTTAGAGGATGATTACCCACAAATACGAGGTGCTTTTACCAAATATAATGTGTGGGTTACTCCATATAACAAATCTGAAAAATGGGCAGGGGGACGCTATGTTGATCAAAGCCATGGCCAAGATACATTAGCTGTTTGGAGCCTCAG GAACAGGGAGATTGATAACAAGGACATAGTGTTATGGTATGTTATTGGAATCCACCATGTCCCTTGCCAAGAAGACTTTCCGGTGATGCCAACATTGAGCTCTGGATTTGAGCTTCGACCCACTAATTTCTTTGAACGCAGTGCTGTGTTGAAGGTGATACCTCCTAAGCCAGTAATTTGGCCTAACTACAGCGCCAGCCCTTAA
- the LOC110673159 gene encoding uncharacterized protein LOC110673159, which produces MELIINKSILNFLLFSSFLSFSTEATSRIPSKPTFSFFALDSPSPSPVEHSSNLVPFDLKPFLSAHFPNVPRSSIHSSLKHICGVTQNPTKRVSLIAPHMTGSVNVVSSLHVLIKTLDVLVKDASSIAMKVSNDPSFIVKKSLNISLEQYWKAISNIGKALAAFSVRDYDEVHTMLIAAITNFGFCDEAFYKHGLAKSPMNINGFLIEFAAFGVDISTKLMENIIHF; this is translated from the coding sequence ATGGAGCTTATTATTAACAAATCAATCCTTAAtttccttctcttctcttcctttCTCTCATTCTCTACTGAAGCCACTTCTCGTATTCCTTCCAAGCCTACATTTTCATTCTTTGCTTTGGATTCACCATCTCCCTCACCTGTAGAACACTCGTCGAATCTTGTTCCTTTCGATTTGAAGCCATTTCTCTCTGCCCATTTCCCAAATGTGCCACGTTCATCAATCCACTCTTCCCTTAAACATATATGTGGGGTTACTCAAAACCCTACAAAGCGTGTCTCTCTTATTGCTCCGCACATGACTGGTTCTGTAAATGTTGTTTCATCTTTGCACGTATTGATCAAAACACTCGATGTTCTTGTAAAGGATGCATCCTCCATTGCGATGAAAGTGAGCAACGATCCTTCATTTATAGTCAAGAAAAGCCTCAATATAAGCTTAGAACAATACTGGAAGGCCATTAGTAACATTGGAAAAGCTTTGGCTGCATTTTCTGTTCGTGACTATGATGAGGTGCACACCATGCTTATTGCTGCCATTACGAATTTTGGGTTTTGCGATGAAGCTTTCTATAAACATGGGCTAGCAAAATCACCGATGAATATTAATGGGTTTTTGATAGAATTTGCTGCATTTGGCGTCGACATTTCTACAAAATTGATGGAAAATATTATTCATTTCTAG